DNA from Synechococcales cyanobacterium CNB:
TACCAGCGATGGTTCGGGCGACGCCGGCGGCGCTTCCACTCCCGCCATTCGGAATGCTCGCGCGCGAGCAGGTTCAGATGCTCGATCACGCGATTGAACTTGGCGGCGGCCAACTCCCTGAAATCATCCGCCGCCGTGCGCTTCAACCGGACGAATGCGCCCGAAGCGAAGCACAGCGCAATCCCCGACCCTGACCCATCACGCCAGACTGATGCGGTGACGATCAGGGACATGCATGACCAGTCGTACTCACTGACGCGGGACAGGCGCCGGCTCACGTCTTCCCCGCGCCGGAACTTCAAGGGGTCCGCCCTGGCGTCGTACCCTTGTTCTTTCATGTACCGCACCAGTTCGGCGCGCGCGATTGAGGGGGGCAGCGACACCCGGGCGTGGCTGGACCACGTTACGTAGTCGTCACCGCCGCCCCACTCAATCCACGCAAACAGGATCGCCCAGCCGACGGTGACAAGCACGCCGATGACGATGATGACGGCCGTCATCGCGGGTGCCTCCGCTGGGTCAGCCGGTCGGCGGCATCGAGGCCGCGCCGCATGGCATCGGTGTTCCCCGACAGGAAGCGCCCGACGGGAACCAGAATCCACTTGTACACACCGACCCAGACGAAGAACCCAGCGACGTAGGTCAGCAACATGCCGAGGCTTTCCATGACGAGTCTCCTGTGACGATGGTGCTCACTTGCGGAACAGGCGCCGCCCGATCTCGAAGCCGCGCTTGGTGAGTTCGGGATTGCGCGCGCCGAAGCGGAAGATGGGAATGACGACGTGCTTGAACACCAGCACCCAGAACGCGATGGTGATAACGATGCAGAGCAGATTGACCAGACCGTCCATGACGTTGTCCTTTCAGATGGGGTTGCCGTCAGGCGACCCTGTTGATGCGTGCGCCCGCCGCCACGCGCG
Protein-coding regions in this window:
- a CDS encoding J domain-containing protein, with amino-acid sequence MTAVIIVIGVLVTVGWAILFAWIEWGGGDDYVTWSSHARVSLPPSIARAELVRYMKEQGYDARADPLKFRRGEDVSRRLSRVSEYDWSCMSLIVTASVWRDGSGSGIALCFASGAFVRLKRTAADDFRELAAAKFNRVIEHLNLLAREHSEWREWKRRRRRPNHRWYPGDDKEEAAQGASAPADSLDADLALLGLKRGASCDEVKRAYRDACRKYHPDGLSGKNVEPHLVELAVQRFKEVTAAYQRLRDRMAQRA